The Culex pipiens pallens isolate TS chromosome 2, TS_CPP_V2, whole genome shotgun sequence DNA window aaaaaagtgtttaaaaatgcatttcacccCTGCCAAGAGGTCTtgcaattttaagttttgaaaataccagTTTTggcgaagttttttttaatcaaaaaaaaaaaaactttttgctgtaAATATTgcacaacgattttttttcaattgttggtTTGTTGGTCGATTTCAAATATGCTCAATAtggttttaaacgcaggaaaatgcatttcaaattaatttcagtTTATCCGACAtctttttccattaaaattatgaaattttttgaaaaaatatttttgtcggaCCGATTCAAACCTAACCCTTCAAGGGTTAGgacgaatttgtatggaacatTATATGGACAAGCTAATGATGCAGTATGGCTTCTTTgaacataccgaaggcaccaaaaaggtttcagccggattaaaaaatacaaaaaaaaaacgaatgaacaaaatctcagagaattgttcAATATTGAAATTCTGAATGCTCGTTGGCTTTACTAGGGTGCCTTAAAAACTAGggtggttaaaataccctaaaaATCATCATTTCTGAAAATCAAGTCTGAAGgtttttctaaaacataatCCCGATTTTTGGTTTAAAGAGCAGAAATCATAAAGCTTAATCAGCTTGGTGTGACGATTTTTAAGTTGacgttttttttgcatacagaagtatggacaaacattttgccgccgagttacgattttttgaaaaaaaatatttttggaaaaaatagaagattttgcccagaaattttattgaatttaatttttagtgttaaatcaaatttgcaatcaaaaagtacatattcTTTGgttaggtgtgtgtgtgtgtgtgtgtgtgtggtccaatccaatacccgctaactggtagcgatattatgggaaagtataatttgtatcagactttgtatatgccgaatgctgatacaacttatctcagtcccgggtattaggtggtgatagccctcgcgctgcttccaacgacccgtttcagaatgacagagctccttgcggtccaattccgaggtcgctgggcattgttcggccccgcctaaacatagaagcaagcatctgaaggaaactcgatctatatttagacttccaatcccctcaggcaaatcagggctcagcgcgtatttaatatgagaagataacatgtttcaacactacggatcaaatTCACTACttgagtgtaaaccttctgatggccgactgcttagcgtcccagaccaccaatccagaggtgtgagttcgaatcccacctggttcattttcgttttttgttcatattcaaagttcaaattcagcattccaaatttcaaaggtaccggccgggatttgatccctgaaccttctgcttgtgaggcagaagccgtaaccattaagccacggagccggttacaTATTCTTTGGTTAGGTgcacctttttgaaaatatagtcaCTCAATGTTCAATTTCAACTGAAAAATCCcgcttttcgatttttaaaatagtgtccatgattgtccattccaaGAATATCGTTTTCGAATTcgtaaaatttccaataaaactgcctaagagacattgaagattcgacctctggttgctgaaatacagcgaataaaaggaAAGAAActagaaaattgaagttttccaatTCTCATCCAAACAGCCTTTAAATTTCTAATAGGGTTCATCCATGAACCACGTGGGCATTTTTTGGGTATCgggacccccctccccctcctcgTGAAACCCCCCTTCCCCCTTCCTAATATGACCACGTGTTTTACGGCTGGACCCGTACCATTATCTCAAAAAATAATactcaatgttaaaaatttaacgtttgtaaaatttgtgattctttcgataaaatattttgaaattgtttgaatcaaaacttATATTTCAATGGGAGAAATTCTGAATTCTGTTAGTCcttatactaaaattttcaaaatatttttttaaatataatagcATTGctgggacccgtggtgtaggggtaagcgtcattgcctctcacccagtctgcctgggtcctgtctcggtggagttgatggtaggcagttggacttacaatccaaaggtcgtcagttcgaatcccgggatggatggaagctaaggtgtaaatagaggtttgcaattgcttcaacaatcaagccttcggacacctagtttcgagtaggaatctcgcaattgaACGTCAAGGCAaggctgtagagcgaataatttggttttgattttaatttcagaaaatttcaaggcctttactgccgttctacgtatgattgtcccatgtcatttttggacgattatgactttttatcatttttaagcttaattttacgtatattttcagaaaaaacacataaaatcatctttgttcagaaaatcactGAAAACAACCCATCGTTAatattctacgcataattgtcccaccaaggattttctatcacgaaatcatgagtTTTAAGAAGCATTTCATCTTGTGTACCTGTTTAGCTgtaagaggattacaaataagggtgataaaatgttaaccggggtgattagggacatatagggcgaatagggacccacgggacaattatgcgtagaaacacagaaatcgatcgaaaaatttcaatcgcgtttttctcagttgcacttttttgaacatgggacaattatgcgtagaacggcagtttacaGAACCAAAAATATGGcgaattgaattttgaaaaataccgaAAAAGACCCCAATACCGCAGGAAGGTTAAACtagagatatcttcatttgaaaatgtgtaattttcaaGGCAAAAGTTTATGGGACCAActtaacaaaattcgaaaattgtccaactatatgttttccatgtaattttttccagaattctcaaaatatcgatttttggtcatattttgtagTGACTAACGTcttttttaccctatttttatCTCTTTCAATTTTTGGTTTTACACAATAGGTACCAAAGTCATGTCTGGACCACCCTAAAGGTTCCTCAAGATCTTCTCAGattttttcaaagcaaaacGCTGTACTCACATTCGATTCAGCGTCAAGCATTCCGTCCCGGGTGGATTTGCCACGATGCTCGCCAACCGGCGATCCTCGTGCAGCAGCGCCTGCTCCCCAAAGTACGCCCCCCTCTGCAGCGTCCCCACCAGCTTATCCGTCCCACTGCGATCCGTCTTGATCACGTTCACACTACCCCCGCGGATAATGTAGAACTTATCGCCCGGATCTCCCTGCTGAATGATCGTCGATCCGGTCGCGTAGAATTCCTGCAAGTAAGGTTGGTGTTTATGGACTTTGAAGTTAGCATAATGTTTTTCGTCTTACCCGCTTCAGCAAGTCGGAGATCTTGTGCAGCTTCTCGATCTGGAGATCCCTCAGAATCGACACCGTACTCAGGAACTTGACGTTTTCCTCGCGCTCCTTCCTCCCGCTCTTCATCATGATCTTCTGGAAGATCTTGCGCTCCAGCATCCACACCTTCGCTTCGGTGGTCACCCGAATCGACGCGAACCGTTTCGCCTTGTACAGGATGGCCAGCTCGCCAAAGACCACGCCGCGGCCAAAGGACTTGATGACCTTGTTCTCGACCACCACCTCGTACGTCCCCTCGGCGGACACGAAAAAGTGCGCCCCGATGTCGCCCTCCTTGATGATGTAGCTGTTGGGTGGGAACACCATCGGACTCATCGCGTCCGTAACGGCTTTGAGCCGTTCCTCGTCCATGAGGTTGTTCAGGAACTCGTTCACCGTGATCGCCTTCTTGATGAGTAGTTCGGCGTCACGAGTTTTTGGATGGCTTGGGATCACGATCTCGCGGGATGTTTTCGGCTCGGGCTTGTCCGACACGACGCCCTCTTTGCGAGCTTTTTTTAGGATTCCCGACCGGCTGTTGTTGAGTTCTTCGATCTTGGGTGGTGGGTTCGAGTCTTGGGATTCTCGCTGTTGGGGGAACTTGCTGGGATAGGGTTCCTCGATTGGGGTCGGTGGAGGATCGCGACTTGGCGGTGGAACGGTGGGTTCTGGGATCGTCTTTATTGTTTCATGGCTCACTTGGATGTGCTCCGCTCGGCTGATCATGCCGTTGATCTCGGGTGGTGTCCGGGGTGGGGGTAACTTGGGTGGTGTGGGTTCCTCGTCCTGCGAGGTATCGTCATCACCGTGGTCATCACTGTTGTTAAGCCTGCTTACGCTGATCCGAGGTGGAGGCAGCTTCGGTGGATCCGGCTCGTCCTCCTCTGATGTGAAGACTTCTGGGACGGACTCCTCCACCAGCCTGGACAGCGTTATCGTGTCGTAATCGTCCGAAGTCTCCGACTGCAGGGGCTTCAGTGGGGCCTTCTTTCGCTGGTGGACGGACTTTGGCTGCGGGACGAGATTCGAACTGGTCTGCTGGACCTTCTGTCGTTGCACGATCGGTTCCTGGATCGCCCGAATGACCTCCGTCTGGCTGATCCTGTTTTGGAGTTCTTTGATCTCCTGCCTCAGCTTGACCAGCTGGACCTTGTCGTCGTTGTTGGGCTCACTCCTCAGCTTGGACTCCAGCGCCAGCTGCAAGAGTATTTTCGTTTGCTGAATCTCCTTTAGCAGTTCCTGGTTGACGTTTACGTATTCCGCCGAGCTGGCACTTATCCGGTCCTTGGGGGGAGGGCTGCTCTTGACCGTGGGTGCCACTTTACGGGTGAACTGAGGTTGAGGCGCGGGGGTTGGCTTCGTTGAGCTGGATTCATACGTCGAGGAGGACTCGTTGGAGGTGGTGTTCTGCTCGTCCAAGCTGCCAAGGCCGGACTCGCGGGTTCCCTTTGGGGATAGTTTTCCGTTGGGTGCTGGGGATCCATAGCGTACCGGGTTGAACTCGCGATCGTATACGGTGGTGCTTATTCGGACGGGCTGAAATTGAGAAGTTTGAAGATTTTGAGAAATGGTTTTGGAACTTCTGGATTGTTCAGGTCTTGCTAAAGttcttgaaattttaagtgAAAAGGTTTCCTATGGAATAGGTCAGAATAGcaagattttgaaaacatagtcCATACGTCTGACTAAAGtgagtaaagttttttttaaacgcagATCATATCCGCACAGCTTTGATGAGAATGATCGAATACTTTATTGATATGTGAGGATGATCTCGGTTAACCAAGAATTGTCTGGAGTAAGCTTTGGGTCTACCTCCACAATATGTAAGAGGTCAGCGATATTTGAACCTGGACCATATCTTCATAGCTTCAGTGATTATAATAGACTGTATGGCTGACATATTGGTAAGTTCAAGGGCTTCTTGAAGTTAAGCAAGGTATCAGTAAGTTAGTCTACCAAAAACTTGAAGaactttatcaaatttttgaacTCAAAAAACATCTGCCACATCAAAATCTTAGAGACCTATCAGTACTTCAGTAGCTTGACTAATTTTGAAAACACCTAGAACTTCAAGAACTTCATTAGCCTCGAGAACTTTAAGAACTCGAAGAAAAAGCTGCGCTAGGCAGCAACCAAATTGATTTGATTGACGTTGCTTGCGCCCCCAAAACATGTTGTCCAACAATttccttgaaacaaaaaaaaacaaccgcgATACCTGCATCGCGATAACGATCTTATGACGTCCAAGACCGCACCGGCAACCGCATCCGAATATCCCTCCTCACTCAACGTTGACGCACATCCTTTCATCGGCGATGAGCTCACAGCAAGTAAAGTAGATTTTAATTACCTCGAAATTTGTTGTGAACCGCAGTTCACACCCTTCTTCATCGAGCTGTTATCTGCCCCGTACCACCCTGAAGTGTGGGTGAAACCTTGTAATTACTTCCAAGTGACTAACCGTGTTTGGTCGTATTTTTGTCGTCGTTGATAACGGACTGTTCGGGGGTGGGTGGGTTACCTGGTTGCAGTTTGACGAAGAAGTCGTTGCCTAGGACAACGTGGACGGAAGcaaccaacagcagcagcagccagctATCAGGCGATAATTATCTGAGAGAGTGTTGCGAACATTGTA harbors:
- the LOC120431661 gene encoding cGMP-dependent protein kinase, isozyme 2 forms cD5/T2-like isoform X1, which produces MACFAKFFSRKHGSFNLPDATGGNDGIVPVRISTTVYDREFNPVRYGSPAPNGKLSPKGTRESGLGSLDEQNTTSNESSSTYESSSTKPTPAPQPQFTRKVAPTVKSSPPPKDRISASSAEYVNVNQELLKEIQQTKILLQLALESKLRSEPNNDDKVQLVKLRQEIKELQNRISQTEVIRAIQEPIVQRQKVQQTSSNLVPQPKSVHQRKKAPLKPLQSETSDDYDTITLSRLVEESVPEVFTSEEDEPDPPKLPPPRISVSRLNNSDDHGDDDTSQDEEPTPPKLPPPRTPPEINGMISRAEHIQVSHETIKTIPEPTVPPPSRDPPPTPIEEPYPSKFPQQRESQDSNPPPKIEELNNSRSGILKKARKEGVVSDKPEPKTSREIVIPSHPKTRDAELLIKKAITVNEFLNNLMDEERLKAVTDAMSPMVFPPNSYIIKEGDIGAHFFVSAEGTYEVVVENKVIKSFGRGVVFGELAILYKAKRFASIRVTTEAKVWMLERKIFQKIMMKSGRKEREENVKFLSTVSILRDLQIEKLHKISDLLKREFYATGSTIIQQGDPGDKFYIIRGGSVNVIKTDRSGTDKLVGTLQRGAYFGEQALLHEDRRLASIVANPPGTECLTLNRIAFNEFLGGLEQLREIVLSDDIPRTSSSRKTVSAEYDHIQLHDLTYIGTLGIGGFGRVELVQCQDRKTFALKYLKKIEMVRQQQQEHAYSEKDIMLSCNSPFIVR
- the LOC120431661 gene encoding cGMP-dependent protein kinase, isozyme 2 forms cD5/T2-like isoform X2, which gives rise to MACFAKFFSRKHGSFNLPDATGGNDGIVPVRISTTVYDREFNPVRYGSPAPNGKLSPKGTRESGLGSLDEQNTTSNESSSTYESSSTKPTPAPQPQFTRKVAPTVKSSPPPKDRISASSAEYVNVNQELLKEIQQTKILLQLALESKLRSEPNNDDKVQLVKLRQEIKELQNRISQTEVIRAIQEPIVQRQKVQQTSSNLVPQPKSVHQRKKAPLKPLQSETSDDYDTITLSRLVEESVPEVFTSEEDEPDPPKLPPPRISVSRLNNSDDHGDDDTSQDEEPTPPKLPPPRTPPEINGMISRAEHIQVSHETIKTIPEPTVPPPSRDPPPTPIEEPYPSKFPQQRESQDSNPPPKIEELNNSRSGILKKARKEGVVSDKPEPKTSREIVIPSHPKTRDAELLIKKAITVNEFLNNLMDEERLKAVTDAMSPMVFPPNSYIIKEGDIGAHFFVSAEGTYEVVVENKVIKSFGRGVVFGELAILYKAKRFASIRVTTEAKVWMLERKIFQKIMMKSGRKEREENVKFLSTVSILRDLQIEKLHKISDLLKREFYATGSTIIQQGDPGDKFYIIRGGSVNVIKTDRSGTDKLVGTLQRGAYFGEQALLHEDRRLASIVANPPGTECLTLNRIAFNEFLGGLEQLREIVLSDDIPRTSSSRKTVSEYDHIQLHDLTYIGTLGIGGFGRVELVQCQDRKTFALKYLKKIEMVRQQQQEHAYSEKDIMLSCNSPFIVR